One Terriglobales bacterium genomic window, ACTTCTTCGCGAGGGCGACTGCGTCGCCGATGTGGTCAAAGTGTCCGTGCGTGAGCAGCAGGTAGTCCACCGCGGGATGGTCCTTGTGCTCGTCCGGGGTCATGGGATTGTCTTTCAGCCACGGGTCGATGAGGAAGACCTTGCCGGTGGGGGTCTCGACGCGGAAGCAGGCGTGGCCGAGCCAGGTGAGCTTGATGCCTTGCAGGTCCATCAGTTGCCCGCATCCTTCCAGCCGCGCCAACCGCCGGCGAGGGAGATAGGGTTGTTGAAGCCCATCTTCTTGAGCGACTGCGCGGCGAGGGCGGAGCGGCTGCCGCCGCCACAGTAGAGGACGATCTTGGCGTTCTTGTCGGTGGTGATCTGGTCGACGTTGACCTCAAGCATGCCGCGGGGCATGGGCTGCGCTCCGGGGATCATGCCGCGGGCGTGCTCGTCGGGCTCGCGAACGTCGATGAGCACGAACTTCTCGCCCGCGTGCTGCATGCGCTTGAGTTCGTCGACGTCGATCTCCTTGATCTCCTTCTTGGCTTCATCGACCAGCATCTTGAATTCGGGAAGCGGCATAGGGGCGGGACCTCCAGCAGGAAACCCTGCATTCTAGTCGCAGCGCGGCGCCTCTGTCATGGTGCGGCGTTGATTGCCGCTTC contains:
- a CDS encoding rhodanese-like domain-containing protein, translated to MPLPEFKMLVDEAKKEIKEIDVDELKRMQHAGEKFVLIDVREPDEHARGMIPGAQPMPRGMLEVNVDQITTDKNAKIVLYCGGGSRSALAAQSLKKMGFNNPISLAGGWRGWKDAGN